A region from the Paraburkholderia youngii genome encodes:
- a CDS encoding DUF2069 domain-containing protein, with amino-acid sequence MNDPHPQPTERRDARRDASGAEFASTSAAATVAPVQPKAAAALVAAFTLVAMIVLAVAWEWWLAPLRPGGSLLVLKALPLLSALPGVWRRRLYTMQWASMLILLYFAEGVVRGWSDHGLGARLGWLQAALAVVFFACALAYVGPFKRAAKRAAKQAAKQAAKQTTGEPTPPR; translated from the coding sequence GTGAACGACCCGCATCCGCAACCAACCGAACGCCGCGACGCCCGTCGGGACGCCAGCGGCGCGGAATTCGCAAGCACGTCGGCAGCCGCAACCGTTGCACCCGTGCAGCCCAAAGCCGCCGCCGCGCTCGTCGCCGCTTTCACACTGGTCGCGATGATCGTGCTGGCGGTCGCATGGGAATGGTGGCTCGCGCCATTGCGGCCTGGCGGCTCGCTGCTCGTGCTGAAGGCGTTGCCGTTGCTCTCCGCGTTGCCCGGCGTGTGGCGACGTCGGCTCTATACGATGCAATGGGCGTCGATGCTGATCCTGCTGTATTTCGCCGAAGGCGTCGTGCGCGGCTGGAGCGATCATGGCTTGGGCGCGCGGCTCGGCTGGCTGCAAGCGGCGCTCGCCGTGGTCTTCTTCGCCTGCGCGCTCGCGTATGTCGGGCCGTTCAAGCGCGCGGCGAAACGAGCCGCGAAGCAAGCCGCAAAGCAGGCTGCAAAGCAAACCACCGGCGAACCAACCCCGCCCCGCTGA
- a CDS encoding DUF962 domain-containing protein gives MAHTAHTDHFASFAEFYPYYLSEHRNIASRRLHFVGSLGVIGFLAMALATGNWVWLPAAVVCGYGFAWVGHFFFEKNKPATFRHPLYSLMGDWVMFKDICVGKISL, from the coding sequence ATGGCTCATACAGCACATACCGATCACTTCGCGAGCTTCGCGGAGTTTTATCCGTACTACCTGAGCGAGCATCGCAACATCGCGTCGCGGCGGCTGCATTTCGTCGGCTCGCTCGGAGTCATTGGCTTTCTCGCGATGGCGCTCGCCACCGGCAACTGGGTATGGCTGCCGGCGGCCGTGGTGTGCGGCTATGGCTTCGCGTGGGTCGGCCATTTCTTCTTCGAAAAGAACAAACCGGCCACGTTCCGTCATCCGCTTTACAGCCTGATGGGCGACTGGGTGATGTTCAAGGACATCTGCGTGGGGAAGATTTCGTTGTAG
- a CDS encoding efflux transporter outer membrane subunit encodes MQSPVHKWIAAASVLTILLTIAGCASTGGVAPQTRTINPSSLDAGNAIRAANADAQWPAADWWRAYDDPQLNRWIADAQAGNPSLAVAQARVREAASMAGVARAALAPQVNGSLSIQREQWPDNVFYGPGPLAGEQSWNNTGTLALAYHLDFWGKDKNAAERALDLAHASAADARAAQLELQANVVRTYIEMSLNYALLDIAKATLQQQQQIVDLANRRLRGGIGTQLEVSQAETPMPEYERQIDAIEEKIALGRNQLAALAGKGPGAGDAIQRPTLSLAAPAGLPAALPADLIGHRPDVVAARWTVAAQARGIDVAKAGFYPDINLLASIGGYAAMGPLFQFLKSPSHSWSAGPALTLPIFDGGRLRSQLGAASAGYDEAVERYNQSIVTALKDISDQVIRIRSLTTQADDADRSVAAARRNYDLSREGFRRGLTDYLNVLVAQNQLLRAQEGVAKVQAERLGAHASLMTALGGGLDDPANGPQDNETLPAHGKGSNEGKSGSADTGTAKAKADANANARTIAVTTATTASRAPNAPASE; translated from the coding sequence GTGCAGTCTCCGGTACACAAATGGATCGCCGCAGCCTCGGTTCTTACGATCCTATTAACAATCGCCGGATGCGCAAGTACCGGGGGCGTGGCGCCGCAAACGCGCACGATCAATCCTTCATCGCTCGACGCCGGCAACGCGATTCGCGCCGCCAACGCCGATGCGCAGTGGCCCGCCGCCGACTGGTGGCGCGCCTATGACGATCCGCAGCTGAACCGGTGGATCGCGGACGCACAGGCCGGCAATCCGAGTCTCGCGGTCGCCCAGGCGCGCGTGCGCGAGGCGGCGTCGATGGCCGGCGTCGCGCGCGCGGCGCTCGCGCCGCAAGTCAACGGCAGCCTGTCGATCCAGCGCGAACAATGGCCCGACAACGTGTTCTACGGGCCGGGGCCGCTCGCCGGCGAGCAGTCGTGGAACAACACCGGCACCCTCGCCCTCGCCTATCACCTCGACTTCTGGGGCAAGGACAAGAACGCCGCCGAGCGCGCGCTCGACCTCGCACACGCGAGCGCCGCCGACGCGCGCGCCGCACAGCTCGAACTGCAAGCGAACGTCGTGCGCACCTATATCGAAATGTCGCTGAACTACGCGCTGCTCGATATCGCGAAGGCCACGCTGCAACAACAGCAGCAAATCGTCGACCTCGCGAACCGGCGCCTGAGGGGCGGCATCGGCACGCAGCTCGAAGTGAGCCAGGCCGAAACGCCGATGCCCGAGTACGAGCGCCAGATCGACGCGATCGAGGAAAAGATTGCGCTCGGCCGCAATCAGTTGGCCGCGCTCGCGGGCAAGGGTCCAGGCGCCGGCGACGCGATCCAGCGCCCGACGTTGTCGCTCGCCGCGCCCGCCGGTTTGCCGGCCGCGCTGCCCGCGGATCTGATCGGCCACCGCCCCGACGTGGTCGCGGCGCGCTGGACGGTCGCCGCACAGGCGCGCGGCATCGACGTCGCCAAGGCCGGGTTCTATCCGGACATCAACCTGCTCGCGTCGATCGGCGGCTATGCGGCGATGGGGCCGCTGTTCCAGTTCCTGAAGAGTCCGTCACATAGCTGGAGCGCGGGCCCCGCGCTGACGCTGCCGATCTTCGACGGCGGCCGGCTGCGCTCGCAGCTCGGCGCCGCGTCGGCGGGCTACGACGAAGCGGTCGAGCGCTACAACCAGTCGATCGTCACCGCGCTGAAGGACATTTCCGACCAGGTGATCCGCATCCGTTCGCTGACCACCCAGGCCGACGACGCCGACCGCTCGGTCGCTGCCGCGCGCAGGAACTACGATCTGTCGCGCGAGGGTTTCCGGCGCGGCTTGACCGACTATCTGAACGTGCTGGTCGCGCAAAACCAGTTGCTGCGTGCGCAGGAAGGCGTCGCCAAGGTGCAGGCCGAGCGTCTTGGCGCGCATGCATCGCTGATGACGGCGCTCGGCGGCGGTCTCGACGATCCGGCCAACGGTCCGCAGGATAACGAAACGTTGCCGGCGCATGGCAAGGGCAGCAACGAAGGCAAGAGCGGCTCGGCGGATACCGGCACGGCGAAGGCAAAGGCGGATGCGAACGCCAACGCCAGGACGATCGCAGTCACCACCGCCACCACCGCCTCGCGCGCCCCGAACGCGCCCGCATCCGAGTAA
- a CDS encoding YihY family inner membrane protein: MLVRVRFDLDTLKRLAQFAAQRIGEDRIPQVAGSLTFTTMLALVPLATVAFALFTAFPIFSSFQASLQFFLADHLMPAQLNDQIFKYLNQFASKAKGLTTIGMIILFVTAVMTMMTVESAFNVIWRVRKARPVAQRILVYWAIITLGPILIGVSLSISSYLFTQSMSFSAAQRITPLIEWALASATLPFTMLAFTILYVYLPNCRVEWRDAVVGGVIAAVAFELAKRGFGYYVRRIPTYTAVYGAFAAVPLFLVWMYLCWFITLTGAMIASALPAIRIGQFHRPVFYGSNLFDSLELLARLCEAREGGRRGYTMPELARMLRRDKDTTLMLLQRLEEIEWIARLEEDHTGPHYVLLANPAQVTVQRLYDLFVIDRAELTYQLELDSTRVDGGMLLAALDNDQLKVTLAALLASRAAARAARPGNERAAASMPHQAA; encoded by the coding sequence TTGTTGGTTAGGGTGCGTTTCGATCTCGACACGCTCAAACGGCTCGCGCAATTCGCCGCGCAACGCATCGGCGAAGACCGGATTCCGCAGGTCGCGGGCAGCCTGACGTTCACCACGATGCTCGCGCTCGTGCCGCTCGCCACCGTCGCGTTTGCGCTGTTCACCGCGTTTCCGATCTTCAGCTCGTTCCAGGCGTCGCTGCAGTTTTTTCTTGCCGATCACCTGATGCCCGCGCAACTGAACGATCAGATCTTCAAGTATCTGAACCAGTTCGCGTCGAAGGCCAAAGGGCTGACAACGATCGGCATGATCATTCTGTTCGTCACCGCGGTGATGACGATGATGACCGTCGAGTCCGCGTTCAACGTGATCTGGCGCGTGCGCAAGGCGCGGCCCGTCGCGCAGCGCATCCTCGTGTACTGGGCGATCATCACGCTCGGTCCAATCCTGATCGGCGTGAGCCTGTCCATCTCGTCGTATCTGTTCACGCAATCGATGTCGTTTAGCGCCGCGCAGCGCATCACGCCGCTGATCGAATGGGCGCTCGCGAGCGCCACGCTGCCGTTCACGATGCTCGCGTTCACGATTCTTTACGTTTATTTGCCGAACTGCCGTGTCGAATGGCGCGACGCGGTGGTCGGCGGCGTGATCGCCGCGGTCGCGTTCGAGCTCGCCAAGCGCGGTTTCGGCTACTACGTGCGCCGTATTCCGACCTATACGGCGGTGTACGGCGCGTTCGCCGCGGTGCCGCTGTTCCTGGTGTGGATGTACCTCTGCTGGTTCATCACGCTGACCGGAGCGATGATCGCATCGGCGTTGCCGGCGATCCGCATCGGTCAGTTTCACCGCCCGGTGTTCTATGGCAGCAATCTGTTCGATTCGCTCGAATTGCTCGCGCGGCTGTGCGAAGCGCGTGAGGGCGGCAGACGTGGCTACACGATGCCCGAGCTTGCGCGCATGCTTCGCCGCGACAAGGATACGACGCTGATGCTGTTGCAGCGTCTCGAGGAGATCGAATGGATCGCGCGGCTGGAGGAGGACCATACCGGCCCGCACTACGTGCTGCTCGCGAACCCGGCGCAGGTGACCGTGCAGCGGCTGTACGACCTGTTCGTGATCGACCGCGCGGAGCTTACGTATCAGCTCGAACTCGACTCCACGCGGGTTGACGGCGGAATGCTGCTCGCCGCGCTCGACAACGACCAGCTGAAGGTGACGCTCGCCGCGCTCCTTGCCTCGCGCGCGGCGGCAAGGGCAGCGCGACCCGGAAACGAGCGCGCGGCGGCTTCGATGCCGCACCAGGCGGCGTGA
- a CDS encoding LysR family transcriptional regulator: MDTLQNMRVFVRVVEAGSFTGAAQHLNTTTAYASRAVSDLEAHLRTRLLNRTTRRIALTEAGERYLQRCEQILAYVDQAEAEASDAHARPSGKLKVHAMTSFGQHYVVPAVSRYQQRYPDVHVELTLAQRMPDLLDEGFDVSLTLATVLPDSGLVSQRIGSAFSIACASPAYLERRGVPQTPADLAQHTCLQMVTPVYPPDKWTFDGPNGEEVVSLGSATFQVNVAEAMVVAVAQGMGIALIPIYSAISGLRSGELVWLLPEYTSQQMNLYALYPSRQYLDAKIRTWVEFLRDELPSTLAADQEELRQFART; encoded by the coding sequence ATGGACACGCTTCAAAACATGCGCGTATTCGTCCGCGTCGTCGAAGCGGGCAGCTTCACGGGCGCCGCGCAACATCTGAATACGACGACGGCCTACGCGTCGCGCGCGGTTTCCGATCTGGAAGCGCATCTGCGCACGCGGCTGTTGAACCGGACCACGCGCCGCATCGCGCTGACCGAGGCGGGCGAGCGCTATCTGCAGCGCTGCGAGCAGATCCTCGCGTACGTGGATCAGGCGGAGGCCGAGGCGAGCGACGCGCACGCGCGCCCGTCCGGCAAGCTGAAGGTTCACGCGATGACGAGCTTCGGCCAGCACTACGTGGTGCCGGCCGTGAGCCGTTACCAGCAGCGCTACCCGGACGTGCATGTCGAACTGACGCTCGCGCAGCGCATGCCGGATCTGCTCGACGAAGGCTTCGACGTGTCGCTGACGCTCGCCACCGTCCTGCCGGACTCGGGGCTCGTGTCGCAGCGCATTGGCAGCGCGTTCAGCATTGCGTGCGCGTCGCCTGCGTATCTCGAGCGGCGCGGCGTGCCGCAAACGCCCGCGGACCTCGCGCAGCACACCTGCCTGCAGATGGTGACGCCGGTGTACCCGCCCGACAAATGGACCTTCGACGGCCCGAACGGCGAGGAAGTCGTGTCGCTCGGTTCGGCGACGTTCCAGGTGAACGTGGCCGAGGCGATGGTCGTGGCTGTCGCCCAGGGCATGGGCATCGCGCTGATTCCGATCTACTCGGCGATCAGTGGTTTGCGCAGCGGTGAACTGGTGTGGCTGCTGCCCGAGTACACGTCACAGCAGATGAATCTGTATGCGCTGTATCCGTCGCGGCAGTATCTCGATGCGAAGATCCGCACATGGGTCGAATTCCTGCGCGACGAGTTGCCCTCGACGCTGGCGGCGGATCAGGAAGAATTGCGGCAGTTCGCGCGAACCTGA
- a CDS encoding alpha/beta fold hydrolase encodes MIVTVQGKPAYAYTGGKPFDAGLPTAVFIHGAEHDHSVWALQSRYFAHHGFGVLALDLPGHRRSAGPALASIAALADWLAALLDAVGVTRAFVAGHSMGSLIALDFAGRYPQRATHLALLATALPMTVSDALLDAALNREPEAIDMVNQWSHSTLAAKPSCPGPGFWLHGMNQRLMEHVSASGEPHLFHTDFTACHTYADGLARAAQVRCATRLIVGRRDAMTPPRAAKALADALAQAGTPVDTVTLDAGHALMTEQPDATLDALYSFATRAPHEGR; translated from the coding sequence ATGATCGTCACCGTCCAAGGCAAACCGGCCTACGCCTACACCGGCGGCAAACCCTTCGACGCGGGCCTGCCGACCGCGGTGTTCATCCACGGCGCCGAGCACGATCACAGCGTGTGGGCGCTCCAAAGCCGCTATTTCGCGCATCACGGCTTCGGCGTGCTCGCGCTCGACCTGCCGGGCCACCGACGCAGCGCCGGCCCCGCGCTCGCCAGCATCGCCGCGCTGGCGGACTGGCTCGCCGCGCTGCTCGATGCCGTGGGCGTCACGCGTGCGTTCGTCGCCGGTCACAGCATGGGCTCGCTGATCGCGCTCGACTTCGCCGGCCGCTATCCGCAGCGCGCCACGCATCTTGCGCTGCTCGCGACCGCGCTGCCGATGACGGTCTCCGACGCGCTGCTCGACGCGGCGCTCAATCGCGAGCCCGAGGCGATCGACATGGTCAACCAGTGGTCGCATTCGACGCTCGCCGCGAAGCCCTCGTGCCCCGGCCCCGGCTTCTGGCTGCACGGTATGAACCAGCGGCTGATGGAGCACGTGTCCGCCAGCGGCGAGCCGCATCTGTTCCACACCGATTTCACCGCCTGCCATACCTATGCGGACGGCCTCGCCCGCGCGGCGCAGGTGCGTTGCGCGACGCGCCTGATCGTCGGCCGCCGCGACGCGATGACGCCACCGCGCGCGGCGAAAGCGCTCGCCGATGCGCTCGCGCAGGCGGGCACGCCGGTCGACACCGTCACGCTCGATGCGGGCCACGCGTTGATGACCGAGCAACCCGACGCGACGCTCGATGCGCTGTACAGCTTCGCCACGCGGGCACCGCACGAAGGGCGCTGA
- the wrbA gene encoding NAD(P)H:quinone oxidoreductase, with translation MKDILVLYYSRHGATRELALAIAHGVDSVPGMQARVRTVPAVSTVCEASEPDIPAEGPPYVELRDLEECAGLALGSPTRFGNMAAALKYFLDGTTPQWLSGALSGKPACVFTSTGSLHGGQESTLLSMMLPLLHHGMLIVGIPYTESTLTTTQTGGTPYGASHFARAGTAGHGISADERTLAIALGARVARTAASMSERP, from the coding sequence ATGAAAGACATTCTCGTGCTTTATTACAGCCGTCACGGCGCCACGCGCGAGCTCGCGCTGGCGATCGCGCACGGCGTCGACAGCGTCCCCGGCATGCAGGCGCGCGTGCGCACCGTACCAGCGGTTTCCACGGTCTGCGAGGCGAGCGAGCCGGACATCCCCGCCGAAGGACCACCGTACGTCGAGCTGCGTGACCTCGAAGAATGCGCGGGCCTCGCGCTCGGCTCACCGACCCGCTTCGGCAACATGGCGGCCGCGCTCAAATACTTTCTCGACGGCACCACGCCGCAGTGGCTATCCGGCGCGCTGTCAGGCAAGCCGGCCTGCGTGTTCACGTCGACCGGCAGCCTGCACGGCGGCCAGGAATCCACGCTGCTGTCGATGATGCTGCCACTGCTCCATCACGGCATGCTGATCGTCGGCATTCCGTACACGGAGAGCACGCTGACCACCACGCAAACCGGTGGTACGCCGTATGGCGCGTCGCATTTCGCGCGCGCGGGCACGGCCGGCCATGGCATCTCCGCCGACGAACGGACGCTGGCCATTGCGCTGGGTGCGCGCGTTGCGCGCACGGCGGCGTCGATGTCCGAACGGCCCTGA
- a CDS encoding metallophosphoesterase, with the protein MKIRVLSDLHLENDEPELIPHAQADLVVLAGDIHNHAAGPRWAAQAFDDTVPVVYVPGNHEYYDGEFGALESATLDAAAQVDNVHVLNNATLVDSQGRWRVLGTTLWTDFALYGATPEAIEESIVAARRVMLDYRGLIQMNWPHDPRDAARDFTPADSLALHQHARAWLESELTKPFAGQTIVVTHHAPHRLSLAERFAEDRVSAGFVNHLPELVRAPVALWIHGHTHTSFDYVVDGTRVVCNPRGYFDRRTREWENPLFAWDKVVEI; encoded by the coding sequence GTGAAGATTCGCGTGCTGTCCGATCTGCATCTGGAAAACGACGAGCCTGAACTGATCCCGCATGCGCAGGCGGATCTGGTCGTGCTGGCGGGCGACATTCACAACCACGCGGCCGGCCCGCGCTGGGCCGCGCAGGCGTTCGACGACACGGTGCCGGTCGTCTACGTACCGGGCAATCACGAGTATTACGACGGCGAGTTCGGCGCGCTGGAGAGCGCGACGCTCGACGCGGCCGCACAGGTCGATAACGTGCACGTGCTGAACAACGCCACGCTCGTCGATAGCCAGGGGCGCTGGCGCGTGCTCGGCACGACGCTGTGGACAGACTTTGCGCTGTACGGCGCGACGCCCGAAGCAATCGAGGAATCGATCGTCGCCGCGCGGCGCGTCATGCTCGATTATCGCGGGCTGATCCAGATGAACTGGCCGCACGACCCGCGCGATGCGGCGCGCGACTTCACGCCGGCCGATTCGCTCGCGCTGCACCAGCATGCGCGCGCGTGGCTCGAAAGCGAGCTGACCAAACCATTCGCCGGCCAAACGATCGTGGTCACGCACCATGCGCCGCATCGGCTGAGTCTCGCCGAGCGCTTTGCCGAGGACCGCGTGTCGGCGGGCTTCGTCAATCACCTGCCGGAGCTCGTGCGCGCGCCCGTCGCGTTGTGGATTCACGGCCACACGCATACGTCGTTCGACTATGTGGTGGACGGCACGCGTGTGGTGTGCAATCCGCGCGGCTATTTCGACCGGCGCACGCGCGAGTGGGAAAATCCGCTGTTTGCGTGGGACAAGGTCGTCGAGATCTAG
- a CDS encoding FUSC family protein, whose product MSSSPSQSTARPASFAALYEAAAHWARTDGLVWMYLFKSLAACFLALGIAMKLDLPQPRTAMTTVFIVMQPQSGAVFAKSFYRICGTLVGLVVMLALIGLFAQQPELFLITTAIWVGICTAGAARNRNFRSYGFVLAGYTAALIGIPAWQHPDGAFLSALTRVAEVVIGIICAGAVSGLVFPQFAGQQMRSTVRARFSAFVEYVSTSLAGRNDRAQIEATNARFVADIVGFEAARSIAMFEGPDSRMRGGRLARLNSEFMTASTRFHALHQLMNRLRENGTHGASIAIDALEPYFKEIAPLLAKSGEPVLSAVDAAHAAAQLDTYRSELPKRVRATRDELETHPDAPLLDFDTGAELLYRFIDDLHAYAATYASLAVDTHARERWIERYEPKTNAIAAGVAGLRAAIVMLVLGAFWIATAWPSGSTLTLDAAAVCALASSSPDPKRTAFQMAGGTVLATLMGMTAVFGVYPHIDGFVMLCVALTPFLLLGVFMTTRAKLAGYGVGYCIFFCFLAGPDNVIHYDPSSFMNDALALVLSMLVASIAFAVLLPPSMPWLRNRLLVDLRRQVVLAGRASLARVRSRFESGARDLMFQINSLSQNEPETKRDTLRWLFSVLEVGNAVIDLRREIATLPNEPRYHKAAPWRVALRALRDALAALFERPREQQFARALAATADAIAQVQQLMAGFTPSREERHQLLRILSQLHFIRTALLDPQSPLASAIGARADTSEEGAPHAA is encoded by the coding sequence ATGTCCTCGTCGCCCTCCCAATCGACCGCGCGCCCCGCGTCGTTCGCCGCACTCTACGAAGCCGCCGCCCACTGGGCGCGCACCGACGGCCTCGTGTGGATGTACCTGTTCAAATCGCTCGCCGCGTGTTTCCTCGCGCTCGGCATCGCGATGAAACTCGATCTGCCGCAGCCGCGCACCGCGATGACCACCGTGTTCATCGTGATGCAGCCGCAAAGCGGCGCCGTGTTCGCGAAGAGCTTCTACCGGATCTGCGGCACGCTGGTCGGTCTGGTCGTGATGCTCGCGCTGATCGGCCTGTTCGCGCAGCAGCCGGAGCTGTTTCTGATTACGACCGCGATCTGGGTCGGCATCTGCACTGCCGGCGCCGCGCGCAATCGCAACTTCCGTTCGTACGGCTTCGTGCTGGCCGGCTACACGGCCGCGCTGATCGGCATCCCGGCGTGGCAGCATCCGGACGGCGCGTTTCTCAGCGCGCTCACGCGGGTCGCCGAAGTCGTGATCGGCATCATCTGCGCGGGCGCGGTGAGCGGCCTCGTGTTTCCGCAATTCGCCGGCCAGCAGATGCGCAGCACTGTGCGCGCGCGCTTCTCGGCCTTCGTCGAATACGTGTCGACGTCGCTGGCCGGCCGCAACGACCGCGCGCAGATCGAGGCGACCAATGCGCGCTTCGTCGCCGACATCGTCGGCTTCGAGGCCGCGCGCAGCATCGCCATGTTCGAAGGTCCCGATTCGCGGATGCGCGGCGGGCGCCTCGCGCGTCTGAACAGCGAGTTCATGACCGCGTCGACGCGCTTTCACGCGCTGCATCAGCTGATGAACCGTCTGCGCGAGAACGGCACCCACGGCGCGTCGATTGCGATCGACGCGCTCGAGCCGTACTTCAAGGAGATCGCGCCGTTGCTCGCGAAGTCGGGCGAGCCGGTGCTGAGCGCGGTCGACGCCGCGCACGCCGCGGCGCAGCTCGACACCTACAGGAGCGAATTGCCGAAACGCGTGCGCGCGACGCGCGACGAGCTCGAAACGCATCCCGACGCGCCGTTGCTCGATTTCGACACGGGCGCCGAACTGCTGTACCGCTTCATCGACGACCTGCACGCGTACGCGGCGACCTACGCGTCGCTCGCGGTCGACACGCACGCGCGCGAACGCTGGATCGAGCGCTACGAACCGAAAACCAACGCGATCGCGGCCGGCGTCGCGGGCCTGCGCGCAGCCATCGTGATGCTGGTGCTCGGCGCGTTCTGGATCGCGACTGCGTGGCCGAGCGGCTCGACGCTGACGCTGGACGCGGCGGCCGTGTGCGCGCTCGCGTCGTCGTCGCCGGACCCGAAGCGCACCGCGTTCCAGATGGCCGGCGGCACGGTGCTCGCGACGCTGATGGGCATGACCGCGGTGTTCGGCGTCTATCCGCACATCGACGGCTTCGTGATGCTGTGCGTCGCGCTCACGCCGTTCCTGCTGCTCGGCGTGTTCATGACCACGCGTGCGAAGCTCGCGGGCTACGGCGTCGGCTATTGCATCTTCTTCTGCTTCCTCGCCGGCCCCGACAACGTGATTCACTACGACCCGAGCTCGTTCATGAACGACGCGCTCGCGCTGGTGCTGTCGATGCTGGTGGCGTCGATCGCTTTCGCGGTGCTGCTGCCGCCGTCCATGCCGTGGCTGCGCAACCGCCTGCTCGTCGACCTGCGCCGCCAGGTGGTGCTGGCTGGCCGCGCGAGTCTTGCGCGCGTGCGCTCGCGCTTCGAGAGCGGCGCGCGCGATCTGATGTTCCAGATCAACTCGCTGTCGCAGAACGAGCCTGAAACGAAGCGCGACACGCTGCGCTGGCTGTTTTCAGTGTTGGAGGTCGGCAACGCGGTGATCGACCTGCGCCGCGAAATCGCGACGCTGCCCAACGAGCCGCGCTACCACAAGGCGGCACCGTGGCGCGTCGCACTGCGTGCGCTGCGCGATGCGCTCGCGGCGCTGTTCGAGCGGCCACGGGAACAGCAATTCGCGCGCGCTCTCGCGGCGACCGCCGACGCGATCGCGCAAGTACAGCAGTTGATGGCCGGCTTCACGCCATCGCGCGAAGAACGCCATCAGCTGCTGCGCATCCTCAGTCAACTGCATTTCATTCGTACCGCGCTGCTCGATCCGCAGTCGCCGCTCGCCTCGGCGATCGGCGCGCGCGCGGACACCTCAGAAGAAGGAGCTCCTCATGCCGCGTGA
- a CDS encoding FAD-binding oxidoreductase: MKHTAFLAACRDAIGAAHVLTDPHDTAPFLTDWRRRYTGAACAVLCPATSAQAAALVRLAVEHRVALVPQGGNTGLAGGATPDASGAQAVISLRRLNRVRDIDPHNNTITVEAGVILADVQKHAEAAGRLFALSLAAEGSCTIGGNLSTNAGGTGVLRYGTTRELCLGLELVTPQGDLWDGLRGLRKDNTGYDLRDLFIGAEGTLGLITAAVMKLHPQPAARVTALAALASPHAALDFLALTQRVAGPLLTGFELMSDFCLRLVGRHFEQMRYPFAEPHAQIVLLELSDSESEEHARRLFEGLMETALEQGLVEDAVVAENLAQSRAFWNLREHIPLAQAEEGLNIKHDIAVPISRIGHFIEATDAAIAQAAPGARMVTFGHLGDGNLHYNVQAPEGVDAKAFLRQYQSPINRIVYDSVNAHRGSISAEHGLGQLKIDEAAHYKQDVEVRMMRAIKQALDPLNLMNPGKVLR; the protein is encoded by the coding sequence ATGAAACACACCGCTTTTCTCGCCGCCTGCCGCGACGCCATCGGCGCGGCTCACGTCCTGACCGATCCGCACGACACCGCTCCCTTTCTGACCGACTGGCGCCGCCGCTACACCGGCGCGGCCTGCGCGGTGCTGTGCCCGGCCACGTCCGCGCAAGCCGCCGCGCTCGTCAGGCTCGCGGTCGAACATCGCGTCGCGCTGGTGCCGCAGGGCGGCAACACCGGCCTCGCAGGCGGCGCGACACCTGACGCCAGCGGCGCGCAGGCGGTCATCAGCCTGCGTCGCCTGAATCGCGTGCGCGACATCGATCCGCACAACAACACGATCACCGTCGAAGCCGGCGTGATCCTCGCCGACGTGCAGAAGCACGCCGAAGCGGCCGGGCGTCTGTTTGCGCTGAGCCTCGCCGCCGAAGGCAGCTGCACGATCGGCGGCAATCTGTCGACCAACGCGGGCGGCACCGGCGTGCTGCGCTATGGCACCACGCGCGAGCTGTGCCTCGGCCTCGAACTGGTGACGCCGCAAGGCGACCTGTGGGACGGCCTGCGCGGGCTGCGCAAGGACAACACCGGCTACGATCTGCGCGACCTGTTCATCGGCGCGGAAGGCACGCTCGGCCTGATCACCGCGGCGGTGATGAAGCTGCATCCGCAGCCGGCCGCGCGCGTGACCGCGCTCGCCGCGCTCGCATCGCCGCATGCGGCGCTCGATTTTCTCGCGCTCACGCAACGCGTCGCCGGGCCGCTCCTGACCGGCTTCGAACTGATGTCGGATTTCTGCCTGCGCCTCGTTGGCCGGCATTTCGAACAGATGCGTTATCCATTCGCCGAACCGCATGCGCAAATCGTGCTGCTCGAACTGTCGGACAGCGAAAGCGAAGAGCACGCGCGCAGGCTGTTCGAGGGGCTGATGGAAACCGCGCTCGAACAGGGTCTCGTCGAAGACGCCGTGGTCGCGGAAAACCTCGCGCAGTCGCGCGCGTTCTGGAATCTGCGCGAGCACATTCCGCTCGCGCAGGCCGAGGAAGGCCTGAACATCAAGCACGACATCGCGGTGCCGATCTCACGCATCGGCCACTTCATCGAAGCGACCGATGCCGCGATCGCGCAAGCCGCGCCGGGCGCGCGCATGGTCACGTTCGGCCATCTCGGCGACGGCAATCTGCACTACAACGTGCAGGCGCCCGAGGGCGTCGATGCGAAGGCGTTTCTGCGCCAGTATCAGAGCCCGATCAACCGGATCGTCTACGACAGCGTGAATGCGCACCGCGGCAGCATCAGCGCGGAACACGGACTTGGCCAGCTGAAGATCGACGAAGCCGCGCACTACAAACAGGACGTCGAGGTGCGGATGATGCGCGCGATCAAGCAGGCGCTCGATCCGCTGAACCTGATGAATCCGGGCAAGGTGCTACGCTAA